The following nucleotide sequence is from Cottoperca gobio chromosome 20, fCotGob3.1, whole genome shotgun sequence.
TAACAAATTGAGCAAAAGTACGTTTTATCTCTCATGAGCTTTTGATTCGTACGTGTTAGTTAAAGTTAAGCAGCCTGGCTTTAAAGTGAAAAGATAAAGATCTGATGAAGGAATTTTCCAAACCAAACAACTATTAAAATACAGCTAGTGTAAGAATAGTAAATATATGTTCTCTTGTGCCCTGCAGCACCCACTATCCATTGCGCTTGTTATTCTTTTGTACCGATATtacagaaaatagtaaaaaaaaagcttcattGAGTTCCAACAGGAAATGAAATCCTCAGAGAAATGCACAAGCAGGAAATGACATGTCTGGAAGGACTGATGAGTTATGACAGATCCCTGGAGTTCTTTTGTTCTATAAAGTGTCAGAAGAGAGCTTAAATTATGAGTGAGTaatagagaggcagagacatgTGATCTGCCTCAGTTAGTGTGAGAGCTGGAGCAGGGGTGTGAGTGTTAACTGTGCACCCCAGTGAGAGGTAAAAGAGCCATGAGAACGAGGCATATGAGCGGGGAGTAAATGATTTGCAGCCTTTAGTCATAATAGGATTTGGTTAAATTCTTGCTTAAGCTTTTGGAAACACCCTAATCagtttttattgtattcataTTCTAATACACCCTTTTTCATTTGCTGCTATTCTTTGAAGTGAGATGCACACCTTACTGGAAATGTTCCCcaagacaaaacaaaccttTACCTTTAAAATGCAACACGCAATACGTCTGATGCAGTTCTTCTACAGTTATTGTGTTCCCCATGTTTCCAGCAAGGCTGCGCACACAAGGCTGCAGCGCTACAGCGAGGCATGTGACACTGTCATGATGAGTAATTATATAGTCGTTGCGACTCAAGAAGAATGTTAATTCATTTAGTCCTTTTTCAGCTGTATGTGCAATACGCCATTCATGGCAGATGATGATGACATTACCAGCTCACTGTGGGTTGCACTCAGCTCGTAGGTGTAGGCGTAGGGGAAGAGCAGCAGCTGGGAGTAGGAGTGGACGGTGAGGTAGGCCTTGATGATGGACTTGTTCCTGCGGATGAAGTCGGCAACGTTCTTGGCCTCAATCTCAGACTCAATTTTGTATCCACAGAAGATGTCGCTGCAGGGGTTGTTGGAGGCTCCGACGGCTGTAATGAAAATGGTATTGTTGAAAAACgttaatagatatatatatatatatatatatatatatatatatatattattttacctGATGTCTTATGTGACTCGAGAGGGAACTTGAGCCTCTGTTTCTTGCTTGAGATCATGATTTTATAACAGAACATGCAttacaaatgtaacaaaatgtgGATGTTTCTAATGAAAGATGCTattaagttgcattatgggaaatgtaggatttaAGGGTTTTGGGTGCGACTCATACCAGGCACTAAAACTCAATATATCTTGGCCTGTGCTGTCACATATACCTCCTATCTTTAAGGAAGTGCAATATAACATGGCTGGAGTACCCCTTTAGGATATATAACAATGTATTTGCTGCACTTACTGCACCAGCCAGCGTCAAAGTTCCTGTTGGGATCGGCACCAACGCAGCTGGATCCAGATCTCCTGGAGCGAGTCTTCCTCCACATCCTGTTCTAAACGTCCCCCAGTGGACAAAACTAAATATGTCAGACATGCATTTAACAAACTAATTATTGAGGACACACAAGACAGCATGGTTAGACTATAAACTCACGCTCTTGTGGGTGTAGTCGTAGCCATCGACGTTTAAGACGGGCAGAACAAAGACGTCCATCTCGTCGAGCAGGCTGGTCATCTGAGCATCCCTGCCATAGGTGGACAGAGCCTGAGGAAGATTGCAAAGAAATTCTCTGCTGTTATCGGTGGAAGACTTTGTAGAAATGTTTGCCATGCCCATCCAGGTTGTCTTCCTTACCTCCTTCACAAACCACTGGCAGAAAGCAGGAGAGATCCACTCTCTAGCGTGGATACCACAATCCATGAAGATAGCGGGCTTGGTGGAGCTGGACTTCCTACCGAGCTGTGGTTGGTAAAAGTATTCgtaaaaacatttgttagatGTAATCGGTGCTTTACTTATTCAACAGTTGTCAACACAAGGGACTAATGTAGCAGATGACACTTGAAATACCTTGAGGAGAGTCATGGGGCGTCCCTCGTAGGTGTTTCCAATCACCTGCTTGCTGATCAGATCAGAATTGGAGGAGGAAATGGAGGCGATCCAGGACTCAACCTGaaaatgaaagaggaaaaaataagAACAGGAAATAAGAGTCCAGAGTGGAGACTTGGACTGATGATGATTTCCCTCTTACTTTGTCCCAGTTGTTGTACTTGGTGTAGCTGTGGGCTCTGGGAGAGGGCTTGTTGTCAGCCTGGGCGTCAACAGCAGACTGCAGATCCTCAATAAGAACCCTGAATTCATTGAAAGAGTTCAAACATCACATGTAAAAACCTTTGTGGAAATCAAACACAGATTTCTCGTGACGTACTCGATCTTCATGTCGTTCTGCTGCAGGAAGGTGAACACCATGTCCAGGTACATAGCAGGCACGCGGATGTCCACATCCATGTCGATGGAGACCAGCTCAGCGCTCTCGGGGCTCCAGAAGTCCACCTGCAGATGGCGCCAAAGTCAAACACTTGAGCATGTTGAGATATTAACAGGTGAAGCCCACATTTCAGCCTTCCATTTGACAAACTGTGATGAGCTGTAAGACATTGTTATATGAAGGTAATATTTGATCCAAGCATTCAAAGAAGATGCAATTAGATATTATTTTGCATATCTTAACAGGCATTCACTTAATTGACCCAAAAATGTTGGCCAAACGTAGCGTCATTAGCAAACCAATTAAAAACCTCTGTAGTGAgtaaatagttttgtttttaaggtgtgtggatgtgtgagaGAAAGGTACCTCGATGCTCTTAGCCAGTTCCTTAATGAGAGTCACATGTTCATCAAGCACAGGCTTCAGACGGAAGACCTTCTCTCTAATGAAAAACATAGAGACAGTGAGATCACACATGCAGGACAATAACATACTTGAAATACTTCCCTTTATTTCTTTGGAAAACGTCCTCTAATAGCAGATCGTACATTATATCATCGTGCTTGCTCAATGCAACGTCACGATGAGACACGATTTAGACATTTTTATAGCAACAGTGTAAAACATAATTGagagaaatatgtatttttgctttaacttgATATTTACCCCTCGAAGCGAGTGATGTCCGCCAGGGCAACAGCCACCAATCCGAGAAGCAGGAGGACCTTCATGTTGTCAGTGAGGCTGAACTCGCCGCTTCACAGCACTTATAACCCCCGGCCTGCCGCCCATCCACCAATCCCCATCGGTGATGCGGCGATGTCACACACCCTCCCAAAAGCCAGGTGTTATTTTTAGGTGCTACGCGATGGAACGTATGTCAATGATTAATAGATGCTAAAGGTGCTTAGGGGAACTTTAAGGTCACTTAATGTTGCATCTTAATTGTTATTTAATCtaataattacacattttcataaCAAATCTGAATGATTTGTCTCTTTTTATgatgaggaaataaaaagaaatgaagtggattgtttcattttatttatatttttcatatattcACAAACTGTACACTTACAGAGTAGGAAAACAAAAAGCTATCAACATGTTTAAATAGCACAAAGACAAGCACAAGAGAAATGGGCAATGATCACCCTGGAATGTTTGTGTAGCACTCTTATTTATACAGCATGTTCGGCAACTTTTCAGCATTTCAATCTTATTATGCAAACACTTTACCACATACAGCATAGTTATCTGAAGTCAAACATGTCATCGACTGAtataaacatcacatttttacaattgttCCACATACAGCTGCTGGCAGAACATGCAAGGGTGgcttataatttctttctttttgtttttagctttgGCATCTTTGCTGAGCACGTGAGCACAGTTCCTACTGGTGAAATACCTGCTGAGCACACAGAACGGTTACACCTGGACAATATATTACTGCACAACGGCGACACAATCCTGCAATGCAAGCTATAtcttatataaataatgtgatCTGTAATTACGTTACTTAGTTAAATGCCtggatcttttctttttgttttattcaccaATGTCGTCTGGAGACAAACATTTGCCGTTGAGTGTTGTGTGACATATGAGGGTTTATGAATAAGCATTTTACAAAGTAATAAATGTCTCTTGGACTTACGGAGGGACATGAATACAATATTTCCACCATTGTGCATGGTTCAGTGCTTTGTAATACAGTTGGGGTTTTAAAAGCATGGGATGTCTCCATCCCCGGCCCCTTAACCACACACCAaaagagcgaggagagagaacTTGTAccctcttttgttttatttatttcacttaacGTCAGAGGATGCCTTGCCTTTGGCTGTGAGGCTCAGTGCCTCAGAGGCACGAAAAGAGAGGGCACTCATTTTGGAGCTGATGCTCAGGTGAGGCCCCGTGGCTGCATTTGGCGAGCAGCGCAACAGACGCAGTAAGTTTTTGCGAAAGTTGTGCCCGACAAAGCCGTACACAATAGGGTTAACGCAACTGTTGAAGTAGGCAATACAGATGGTGAAGGGCATGGCGGTGTCGATGATGTCCAGGATGGCGCAGCTCTCCACCAGCTTCAGCTGGCTGAGCATCTGCATTAGATGGAACACCTGATGGGGCACCCAGCACAGGAAGAAGGCCAGGACAGCTGCCGCAAGCATGCGCAGTACCTCGTCATCGCGTGAACGGGAGCTTTTCTGGATGTGTCTCGCCCCCACCAGCGCCCGTCCGATGAGGCAGTAgcaggtgatgatgatgatgaagggtATCAGGAAGCCCAGCAGGCTTTTCATCAGGCTGATGGCCAGCAGGACCTTTTTCAAACTCACGGCATTTTCAAGGGTCGGGTGAAGAATGCCGCACACTTTAGTGTAGTTTGTGAACTTGTGGACATCCCTGGTCAGGGCTGACGGCACACTGAGCATGAAGGCAAACAGCCAGATCAATACACAGGTGATGCGTGCGTACATAACAGTGCGTAATCTGCGTGATCGCATTGGGTGCACGATGGCAAGATATCGGTCAATGCTGAGTGCTGTGAGGAAAAAGATGCTGGTGTAGAGGTTAAACATCACCAGCCCTCCACTGGCCTTGCACAGGAACCCTCCAAAGGGCCAGGTATAGCCTGTGGCGGTGAAGGTGGCCCACATGGGCAGAGTGATGAGGAAGGTGAGGTCAGAAATGGCCAGATTGAGCACAAATATGTTGGCCACCGTCTTCAGCTTCATGTAGCAGTAGATGACAGCCACTACCATACTGTTTCCAACAATGCCGATGACAAAGTTACAGCCGTAGACGATGGGTACCAGGGTGAAGATGAATTCATAGCTTCCAGTGATGCCGCATTTCAGAGCTATCCCTTCTGTCGCGGCTGCCGTTGTATTCTGCATTTTCCCTTTTTAGTGCCAGATCCTGGGACTTTTAAACAGGGGGGCCCTGTCGGCAGGATGCGTCTGTGGTGACTGATACAGGCCTTGGGCGAGGGCCTCAGCGAGTCctataaaagaaacacaaaaatgtcACAGGCAGTCTCGGGGAAGAGCCGTCATTACCACTGGCATGGCCCATAAACGCTAATCCGCACAAGCACCAATGAAAGTGCTCACCCTACACCAGCTCATTAAAGACCTGCACATTAAAGCCATCCTGACGCTTTATGttatttctgtaaaaataaGAAGCCATGAAAAACAGATGTTGTATGTTATTCAATATTCCAAAAATGCCCTTTGTACATCATTAATCAGACAGTCTGCATTCTCCCTTCTCCTGTAAATCGTCTCTCGGCTAATGAATGGCAACAGTAAAACAGTACAGTGTTTATCAAATGGCCCGTCCATCTGGGTGGACTGTCAGCACCCGGAAGGAGAACGTTTATGCCTTGTGTTACGACCTGCGTTAATGAAGACTGCGTGGCAAAGTGCGAGCTAGGATAACAACGCCATTAAACACTGAGGTAGtgagggagcagggaggagacacagagagagggttGAGGCTCCAGTCACTGTAAAAGACATGTCACGTTTCAAACCCTCGGTGTGCGGAGATACATTGTACCCAGCATGAGAACTTCTAATCAGCACACACCTAAACAAACAGGACAGCAGGGATTCAGCTCTGTGGAAACTTTGCTCTGTGAGAAAATCAAACCTGCGTGCTGTGGAAAATTTGCCTCGGGGGCGAGTTTTCTTTGCTTCATTTGTAGCAGCAGAATGTGAAACGGGAATAAAGAAGCCGTCTTTATGTTTAATAGAATGGCTTAGTGGGTGTCATTAGTGGGGTTGATGTAATAATATTAGCATAAGCCTCATATATTCTATTACTATAGCTGCAAAGATAGTTTCTGCTACTAATTATATGTTTATGATTACATTAAAACCAAACAGGGCTCTGAATGAAGCTCAAAAGcagaaaacatctttaaatattaAGTTGACTATTTTGCATAATACAGATGAAATGTAGACTTATACTCCTCCGCTTACCAGTTTCACTAAACTAAGCATCTGTCTTGCCACAAGATGGCATTCTAGCTCCAAGATTGGACTCTTTTTCCATCTCCGCTGACACAGTGTAGTGATATCATGGTGAAAAGGATCGTACACCTAAAGCACATGTAGTAAGAAACCCAGTTGCTGCCGTTGCTCTTGCAGATACTGAAGTAATATTTGAATGCACTTCCCTCTGCTTGGCATTACGACAGTCGGAGCACCTTGGAACTATTTTATCTCTCCGTCAAAAGATCTAATTTTCCACCAGGATTCAGCAGGAGTGAACTAAAGCAACTACGCTATCGGTTGCAGATGTGGGGAATGTGGGAGATGTGTGGGTGCCAAGGGTAACAgaataatgaaatatgtttgCGGTGTAGCAGGTACAGTAAAGCACCAGCACAGATGTCATTTCTTTAAGGATTTACTGCACATGCGTTTTCCTTCTATAATGATTATACCAGTGGGGTGGCTGTACATTTAAACCAAAGACAAGAGAGTGACAAAACACATAGAAGATTTCTGAAGACCACAAATGGAAATATGGGAGAAAATGGACACCACAGACCTTTAACCATTTTTGGAAAGGCTGGCATTTGAACCGCCAGTATTTTTCCATGAGGGAGATGCTCGAGGCGAGGGGACGTGTGTGGCGAGTGTAAATAAACAAGGCTGAAAGTTATTGCTGCCTATATATATGTAAGTGAGCCTCATAATAAAGGTGAGGTGGTACGGACAGAAGGTGACTCGTATGCAGGTGCTTTAGTGCGGCCGTGTCCAGTGAGCTATAGCTCGGGCGGGAGATGGCACATTACTGAATGACAGCCATAAACCCTGGGTGACCACAGACAGGAAGGTAAACAGCTACTTCACAAGGTCCACGAGCAAGCTGCATCCTCTCGGACGACACAATGGACTGTGAGGCCCTGCGCTGTTTGCTAACATACAGCTGCGCACAATGATTGATAAAATTAGGATGAGGAGGAAGTCTCGGGACACATGTTGCTCCGCAGTGTAGAGGCCGACTCCTGCACACTGCACATTCCACTTCTAATCCTATTTTGGGGTATTTGAAAAACAGCAGCTTTCTGGGATCATGGGAAGTTCTTAAAAAGCTAAACCTAGGACAATTAAGATCACAGTTGAGATGGACTGAGTTTGGATGGAATGGTGGTTCCCATCAACAGAGCTATCTGAGGCCGCCctgggcccgagcagccggctGCTCCGACATGAGCACCACCATCTGGCTGCCCAAAGAGAGAGCCACTAAAATGTCTGGTTGATGGGAGTTAATGATTTATATGTCGGCCCATTATGAAgtgagcttcttcttcttgggaACACAtcgcctccccccccccccccccccccccccgcccactTCATGATCAACCGCTCATCTAGGCCACGTGTGAGGCCTGGTCGCTTTCTGTATATTCAAACAAATGTACTGTCCAGCTACACACCAACTAAAGGACACGACAGCTTCACCTCCACCGTCGCCTCCCAGAATGCACCTTCTCCTCAGCGTCTCACTTAAGATGAAGAGTTTTTGAAGTTGACGAAGAGCAAACTAACTGACGGCTAAAGGAACTCTGTGCCATGCGATGAAGAAGAttgcaattatttaaaaaaagcaaaagcactTCTCCATTTAACACATTTCATACATATACGTTCAGAAAGAGAAGGAACAGA
It contains:
- the agtr1b gene encoding type-1 angiotensin II receptor A, with the translated sequence MQNTTAAATEGIALKCGITGSYEFIFTLVPIVYGCNFVIGIVGNSMVVAVIYCYMKLKTVANIFVLNLAISDLTFLITLPMWATFTATGYTWPFGGFLCKASGGLVMFNLYTSIFFLTALSIDRYLAIVHPMRSRRLRTVMYARITCVLIWLFAFMLSVPSALTRDVHKFTNYTKVCGILHPTLENAVSLKKVLLAISLMKSLLGFLIPFIIIITCYCLIGRALVGARHIQKSSRSRDDEVLRMLAAAVLAFFLCWVPHQVFHLMQMLSQLKLVESCAILDIIDTAMPFTICIAYFNSCVNPIVYGFVGHNFRKNLLRLLRCSPNAATGPHLSISSKMSALSFRASEALSLTAKGKASSDVK
- the cpb1 gene encoding carboxypeptidase B is translated as MKVLLLLGLVAVALADITRFEGEKVFRLKPVLDEHVTLIKELAKSIEVDFWSPESAELVSIDMDVDIRVPAMYLDMVFTFLQQNDMKIEVLIEDLQSAVDAQADNKPSPRAHSYTKYNNWDKVESWIASISSSNSDLISKQVIGNTYEGRPMTLLKLGRKSSSTKPAIFMDCGIHAREWISPAFCQWFVKEALSTYGRDAQMTSLLDEMDVFVLPVLNVDGYDYTHKSNRMWRKTRSRRSGSSCVGADPNRNFDAGWCTVGASNNPCSDIFCGYKIESEIEAKNVADFIRRNKSIIKAYLTVHSYSQLLLFPYAYTYELSATHSELLKVAEGASAALRSLYGTRYTSGPAAATIYPAAGGSDDWAHDLGVKYSYTFELRDTGRYGFLLPESQIKPTCEETMLAVKYIASYVQKNLY